Proteins encoded together in one Acidaminococcus timonensis window:
- a CDS encoding CYTH domain-containing protein yields the protein MAMANGQEKEIKLTSTKAARKKFFHLPLVKEKILAGSQHTLKLWNQYLDTRDRKLSRTGMAYRIRRTNGKAFEATIKSRGETVNGFSRRAEYTVPLEQAKPVLQGFAPQVDQKLQTLLQEDELLPLCTVEFTRKVALLQISAVTVVEAAVDTGTIRAGGKEALIGEIELELKRGQERELLRFTAELAQAIPLLPEERSKFSRGLALLDGETPKAKEKIPAPSWTEDTDPLVLWRSLARKATGTALDLLVPRMDEAFDAQGMLATLRQLGGLWLVGQDFLSRNTWKKGKDLLAGLQEQLEPMACLTGLSDAKAKPFPEELLPLEPGRKWLEDQWVAAAQKAAEACGKEVRASLWQLLYLCTLAHKKTEVPALGVLLQRQWSAWQQEEQLLADAGNPDPWERKDQMEKLEGLLALTRGLGEKRLQKRGRAYENQWWKHCLSYARTGALEEGAEQVEDRELSLSLAALCGQEGLRTEKHRSRAWEAGKDFFKEVARHKEWSCL from the coding sequence ATGGCAATGGCCAATGGACAGGAAAAAGAAATCAAATTGACTTCCACGAAGGCAGCCCGGAAAAAATTCTTCCATCTACCCCTGGTGAAGGAGAAAATCCTGGCGGGCAGCCAGCATACCCTGAAGCTGTGGAACCAGTATCTGGATACCCGGGATCGGAAACTGTCCCGGACGGGGATGGCCTACCGGATCCGCCGGACCAACGGAAAGGCCTTCGAGGCCACCATCAAGAGCCGGGGCGAGACGGTGAACGGGTTCTCCCGGCGGGCGGAGTATACGGTGCCTCTGGAACAGGCAAAGCCGGTGCTCCAGGGCTTTGCGCCCCAGGTGGATCAGAAACTCCAGACCCTGCTCCAGGAGGATGAGCTGCTGCCGCTGTGTACCGTGGAATTCACCCGGAAGGTGGCCCTGCTGCAGATATCCGCAGTGACAGTGGTGGAAGCCGCTGTGGATACGGGGACCATCAGGGCAGGGGGCAAAGAAGCTCTGATCGGGGAAATCGAACTGGAATTGAAAAGGGGCCAGGAACGGGAACTGCTGCGCTTTACGGCAGAACTGGCCCAGGCAATCCCCCTGCTGCCGGAGGAACGGAGCAAATTCAGCCGGGGGCTGGCTCTGCTGGACGGAGAAACACCCAAAGCAAAGGAAAAAATACCAGCGCCTTCCTGGACAGAGGATACGGATCCATTGGTCCTGTGGCGCAGTCTGGCCCGGAAGGCTACCGGGACGGCTCTGGATCTGCTGGTCCCCCGGATGGATGAGGCATTCGATGCCCAGGGGATGCTGGCCACCCTGCGGCAGCTGGGAGGCCTGTGGCTGGTGGGGCAGGACTTCCTTTCCCGGAATACCTGGAAAAAAGGGAAGGACTTGCTGGCCGGACTTCAGGAACAGCTGGAACCCATGGCCTGCCTGACCGGACTTTCCGATGCGAAAGCCAAGCCATTTCCGGAGGAACTGTTACCCCTGGAGCCGGGCCGGAAGTGGCTGGAGGACCAGTGGGTGGCCGCCGCCCAGAAGGCGGCGGAGGCCTGTGGAAAAGAAGTGCGGGCCTCCCTGTGGCAGCTGCTGTATCTGTGTACCCTGGCTCATAAAAAGACAGAAGTGCCTGCCCTGGGTGTTTTGCTGCAGCGGCAGTGGAGTGCCTGGCAGCAGGAGGAGCAGCTGCTGGCGGATGCAGGAAATCCGGATCCCTGGGAGAGGAAAGACCAGATGGAGAAACTGGAAGGACTGCTGGCCCTGACCCGGGGCCTGGGGGAGAAACGGCTGCAAAAACGGGGCCGGGCCTATGAGAATCAGTGGTGGAAGCACTGCCTCAGCTATGCCCGGACCGGAGCCCTGGAAGAAGGAGCGGAACAGGTGGAGGACCGGGAATTGAGCCTATCCCTGGCAGCCCTGTGCGGCCAGGAGGGACTGCGTACAGAAAAACACCGGTCACGGGCCTGGGAAGCGGGGAAAGACTTTTTTAAGGAAGTGGCCAGACACAAGGAATGGTCCTGTCTCTGA
- a CDS encoding Fur family transcriptional regulator, with amino-acid sequence MLTPQELTRLLKERGMKITPQRLEVYGAFSNAEEHPTATEIYEKVKARMPTLSFATIYQALNFFCRQGLLQTVDVGDGAMRYDVDTRPHAHFRCECCGKVMNLDYAYHHHLDRDVAQKTGFLIHHHQTLFLGICRECQKNKGV; translated from the coding sequence ATGCTGACTCCACAAGAATTGACCCGGCTCCTGAAAGAACGGGGTATGAAAATCACCCCCCAGCGGCTGGAAGTCTACGGGGCATTTTCCAATGCGGAAGAACATCCTACGGCCACAGAAATCTACGAAAAGGTCAAGGCCCGGATGCCCACCCTGAGTTTCGCCACCATATACCAGGCTTTGAACTTTTTCTGCAGGCAGGGCCTGCTCCAGACGGTGGATGTGGGGGACGGTGCCATGCGATATGATGTGGATACCCGCCCCCATGCCCATTTCCGCTGTGAATGCTGCGGAAAGGTGATGAACCTGGACTACGCCTATCACCATCACCTGGACCGGGACGTGGCCCAAAAGACCGGTTTCCTCATCCACCATCACCAGACACTGTTTTTGGGAATTTGCAGAGAGTGTCAAAAAAATAAGGGGGTGTGA
- a CDS encoding bile acid:sodium symporter family protein, translating to MNLLTKVSGFVGKNLTWLVLATIVGGYFVPGAFSWSVHYTVWLLGVVMFGMGMTLHVSDFKLVLQRPKEVLAGTVCHYTIMPLVAFALTKVFHLSPDLAVGMVLLGSCPSGTASNVMSFLAKGDVPLAVSVTTVSTLLAPVMMPFLVWALAGEYVNVSFVSMALTVMKVILVPLVLGLMVHKVVGEKFLAQVQKVLVLLSAFAVLSILGGVVAVNGAKIVALGAFMVVLVLLHNLAGFALGYFVTGKLGMGKAQQHSVTLEVGMQNDALALSICAVYFAPAVAIPAAVGAAIHQITGSFLAGLFARNMDRYEARQKAAKEAAVAVGD from the coding sequence ATGAATTTGTTGACAAAAGTAAGTGGTTTCGTGGGGAAGAATCTGACCTGGCTGGTACTGGCCACCATCGTGGGCGGCTATTTCGTTCCGGGAGCCTTCTCCTGGTCCGTCCATTATACCGTGTGGCTGCTGGGCGTGGTGATGTTCGGCATGGGCATGACCCTGCACGTTTCTGACTTCAAACTGGTGCTGCAGCGACCGAAGGAAGTGCTGGCCGGTACCGTCTGCCATTATACCATCATGCCGCTGGTGGCCTTTGCCCTGACCAAGGTCTTCCACCTGAGCCCGGATCTGGCAGTGGGCATGGTCCTCCTGGGCTCCTGCCCCAGTGGTACGGCTTCCAATGTCATGAGCTTCCTGGCCAAGGGAGATGTGCCTCTGGCCGTTTCCGTCACCACCGTTTCCACTCTGCTGGCTCCTGTGATGATGCCGTTCCTGGTCTGGGCCCTGGCCGGTGAATATGTGAACGTTTCCTTTGTTTCCATGGCGCTGACCGTCATGAAGGTCATCCTGGTTCCCCTGGTGCTGGGACTGATGGTCCACAAAGTGGTGGGCGAGAAATTCCTGGCCCAGGTCCAGAAAGTACTGGTACTGCTGTCCGCTTTTGCTGTCCTGTCCATCCTGGGCGGTGTGGTTGCCGTGAACGGAGCCAAGATCGTGGCTCTGGGTGCCTTCATGGTGGTGCTGGTGCTGCTGCACAACCTGGCCGGGTTCGCCCTGGGGTACTTTGTGACCGGTAAACTGGGTATGGGCAAAGCCCAGCAGCATTCCGTAACGCTGGAAGTGGGAATGCAGAACGATGCCCTGGCCCTGTCCATCTGCGCGGTGTACTTTGCTCCGGCTGTGGCCATCCCCGCTGCGGTAGGGGCTGCCATCCATCAGATCACCGGGTCCTTCCTGGCAGGTCTGTTCGCCCGGAACATGGACAGATACGAAGCCAGACAGAAAGCGGCCAAAGAAGCTGCTGTCGCTGTGGGTGATTGA
- a CDS encoding YfcC family protein, whose product MTDTKQDTVQKPVNKKVSVPSPIIIIFFILILTAIATYIVPAGVFDRVKDASSGRMVVDPNTFHFIAKHPASFFDVFKAVPRGVKSASSIVGFLMIIGGSLNVMAVTGAIEGALGHVVTKVKGREMLMIPVLLTIMTCLSAFAGCSEEYIAFVPLIMAVSYALGFDSIVAVAMPLAAVSGGYGAGVTNAFTVGVAQSIAGLPMFSGIELRLVMLAALIVINVTYTLWYARKIKKNPEQSYTYDYDQLIKESMDLTAYEGEDKYMTGRQKVIMGGFVVTIAVILVGVVKYGFYMDELAALFLMMGVFAGIVGKLSINDFANAFIGGVKNMAMPCMMVSLCKGVTLLMGDSKILDTIIHFLAGGLSMFPQSLLGFGMFIVQDVFNLVVPSGSGQAAITMPIMAPLADLVGMTRQAAVLAFQMGDAFTNMVTPASGTTMTVLTVAGIPLRRWWKFAFPLLGLEWIFAFVVMWYATVTKIGPF is encoded by the coding sequence ATGACGGATACAAAGCAGGACACCGTGCAGAAGCCGGTGAACAAAAAAGTATCGGTACCCAGCCCGATCATCATCATTTTCTTCATCCTGATCTTGACGGCCATTGCCACCTACATCGTTCCCGCCGGGGTGTTCGACCGGGTGAAGGATGCTTCCAGCGGCCGTATGGTGGTGGATCCCAACACGTTCCACTTCATTGCCAAACATCCGGCCAGCTTCTTTGACGTGTTCAAGGCAGTACCCCGGGGCGTGAAGAGCGCCAGCAGCATCGTAGGCTTTCTGATGATCATCGGCGGGTCTTTGAACGTGATGGCCGTCACCGGTGCCATTGAAGGGGCTCTGGGCCATGTGGTGACCAAGGTGAAGGGACGGGAAATGCTCATGATCCCCGTACTGCTCACCATCATGACCTGCCTCAGCGCCTTTGCCGGGTGCAGTGAAGAGTACATTGCCTTCGTACCCCTGATTATGGCTGTCAGCTATGCCCTGGGCTTCGATTCCATCGTGGCCGTGGCCATGCCCCTGGCCGCTGTCAGCGGCGGGTACGGCGCCGGGGTGACCAATGCCTTTACGGTGGGCGTGGCCCAGAGCATTGCCGGGCTGCCCATGTTCTCCGGCATCGAGCTGCGGCTGGTGATGCTGGCAGCGCTGATTGTGATCAATGTGACCTACACCCTGTGGTATGCCCGGAAGATCAAGAAAAATCCGGAACAGAGCTATACCTACGATTATGACCAGCTGATCAAGGAAAGTATGGATCTGACCGCCTACGAAGGGGAAGATAAGTATATGACCGGCCGCCAGAAAGTGATCATGGGCGGGTTCGTGGTCACCATTGCCGTCATCCTGGTGGGTGTGGTGAAATACGGTTTCTATATGGATGAACTGGCTGCGCTGTTCCTGATGATGGGCGTATTCGCCGGCATCGTGGGAAAACTGAGCATCAACGACTTCGCCAACGCCTTCATCGGCGGGGTGAAGAATATGGCCATGCCCTGTATGATGGTTTCCCTGTGCAAAGGGGTCACCCTGCTCATGGGCGACAGCAAGATCCTGGATACCATCATCCACTTCCTGGCTGGCGGCCTGAGCATGTTCCCCCAGTCTCTGCTGGGCTTTGGCATGTTCATCGTACAGGATGTGTTCAACCTGGTGGTTCCCTCCGGTTCCGGTCAGGCGGCCATCACCATGCCCATCATGGCGCCTCTGGCCGACCTGGTGGGGATGACCCGGCAGGCTGCCGTACTGGCCTTCCAGATGGGGGATGCCTTCACCAACATGGTGACGCCTGCCAGCGGTACCACCATGACAGTGCTGACTGTGGCCGGTATTCCGCTGCGGCGCTGGTGGAAATTCGCCTTCCCGCTGCTGGGCCTGGAATGGATCTTCGCCTTTGTGGTCATGTGGTATGCTACCGTTACCAAGATCGGACCGTTCTGA
- a CDS encoding M20 family metallopeptidase, whose translation MDQKEIQLKALVEKYRQDMLDFWKELIDFQAGSREKERMQTLMEKVAARLETEGMETELLDTGAVPLLQAWVGKNRPGKPILLSGHLDTVFPNGSYPEEAFTLKDGKAYGPGVCDMKGGIVMAVYVAKILTEAGYDQHPLKLVFVPDEEITHQGSRVADMLVEQSKGCLCAFNFETGRMDNCLTVGRKGCMDVWITVHGKAGHVGNAYATSANAIEEMAHKIIALRALTDLEKGRIVSTDIISGGTVSNAVADTCRIEVDCRYDYNEDKDRLQEAIRALCAETHVPGTSTEVEFPASMPVFERTEGNDRLLALVNQVAADFGIPAFGAAHPGGCSDASFMAQAGIPILDSVGVQGDGAHTLQEYAIVETMFERTLLLAVAICRL comes from the coding sequence ATGGATCAAAAGGAAATACAACTGAAAGCCCTGGTGGAAAAATACCGCCAGGATATGCTGGATTTCTGGAAGGAACTGATCGACTTCCAGGCCGGCAGCAGGGAAAAAGAACGGATGCAGACCCTGATGGAAAAAGTGGCCGCCCGGCTGGAAACAGAGGGTATGGAAACGGAATTGCTGGATACGGGGGCTGTACCTCTGCTCCAGGCCTGGGTGGGTAAAAATCGCCCCGGCAAACCCATTCTGCTCAGCGGGCATCTGGACACCGTGTTCCCCAACGGCAGCTATCCGGAGGAGGCCTTTACCCTGAAGGACGGGAAGGCGTATGGCCCCGGGGTCTGCGACATGAAGGGCGGCATCGTCATGGCTGTGTACGTGGCCAAGATCCTGACGGAAGCCGGCTATGACCAGCATCCTCTGAAGCTGGTGTTCGTGCCGGATGAGGAAATCACCCACCAGGGGTCCCGGGTGGCCGATATGCTGGTGGAACAGTCCAAAGGCTGCCTGTGTGCCTTCAATTTCGAAACGGGGCGCATGGACAATTGCCTGACCGTGGGCCGGAAGGGATGCATGGATGTGTGGATCACCGTCCATGGCAAGGCGGGCCATGTGGGGAACGCCTACGCCACTTCTGCCAATGCCATTGAGGAAATGGCCCACAAGATCATCGCCCTGCGGGCCCTGACGGACCTGGAAAAGGGACGGATCGTAAGCACGGACATCATCTCCGGGGGAACGGTCTCCAATGCGGTGGCCGATACCTGCCGCATCGAAGTGGACTGCCGCTATGATTACAATGAAGACAAGGACAGACTGCAGGAAGCCATCCGGGCCCTTTGTGCCGAGACCCATGTCCCGGGCACTTCCACGGAAGTGGAATTCCCGGCTTCCATGCCCGTGTTCGAGCGGACCGAGGGCAACGACCGTCTGCTGGCCCTGGTGAACCAGGTGGCGGCGGATTTCGGGATTCCGGCCTTTGGAGCGGCCCATCCCGGCGGCTGTTCCGATGCCTCCTTCATGGCCCAGGCGGGGATTCCCATCCTGGATTCCGTGGGGGTCCAGGGGGACGGTGCCCATACCCTCCAGGAATATGCCATCGTGGAAACCATGTTCGAACGGACACTGCTCCTGGCAGTGGCCATCTGCCGCCTGTAA
- a CDS encoding LrgB family protein, translating to MPDAFTRTPFFGLTLIFVCWVLGVKLQKKTGWLLCNPVLTSSLMIVVILTVLGVPLKHFNAGGSVITMLLGPATAVLALNIYQQRKVLQENFLPVLAGCVMGSLVSIVAALTLCHLFGTNSVFSASMLPKSVTTAIALGISENGGGIPGITAGAVVITGIEGAVIAPYLAKLFHLKDPVAEGVAIGACSHAVGTSKALEIGKIQGAMSSISLCVCGIITTGLALIFM from the coding sequence ATGCCTGACGCTTTTACCCGTACACCCTTCTTTGGCCTGACCCTGATCTTTGTCTGCTGGGTGCTGGGGGTCAAGCTCCAGAAAAAGACCGGATGGCTGTTGTGCAATCCGGTGCTCACTTCATCCCTGATGATCGTGGTGATCCTGACCGTATTGGGGGTACCCCTGAAACACTTCAATGCAGGAGGTTCTGTGATTACCATGCTGCTGGGCCCGGCTACGGCAGTGCTGGCCCTGAATATCTATCAGCAGCGGAAGGTCCTGCAGGAGAACTTCCTGCCGGTACTGGCGGGCTGCGTCATGGGCAGCCTGGTGAGCATTGTGGCGGCGCTGACCCTGTGCCATCTGTTCGGGACCAATTCGGTGTTCTCGGCCTCCATGCTGCCCAAGAGCGTGACCACGGCCATTGCCCTGGGAATCTCGGAAAACGGGGGCGGCATTCCGGGCATTACCGCCGGGGCCGTGGTGATCACGGGCATCGAGGGAGCCGTGATCGCTCCCTACCTGGCCAAACTGTTCCACCTCAAGGATCCGGTGGCTGAAGGGGTGGCCATCGGTGCCTGCAGCCATGCGGTAGGAACCAGCAAGGCCCTGGAGATCGGAAAGATCCAGGGGGCCATGAGTTCCATTTCGTTGTGCGTCTGCGGAATCATCACTACCGGATTGGCTCTGATTTTTATGTAA
- a CDS encoding CidA/LrgA family protein yields MNIVMELALIFGVCLIGIGIAALLPFMVPYSVISLLVLTFLFYRKWLRPEQVKDAGGFFIRNMGIFFVPAVVGTMEYVETLKNYLVPFLVITLVTTPLVYFVAGWTVQLCLYFRRKGEHHA; encoded by the coding sequence ATGAACATTGTCATGGAATTGGCGCTGATTTTTGGCGTCTGTCTGATCGGTATCGGGATTGCGGCCCTGCTGCCCTTCATGGTACCTTACAGTGTGATCAGCCTGCTGGTGCTGACGTTCCTGTTCTATCGGAAATGGCTGCGGCCGGAGCAGGTGAAGGATGCGGGCGGATTTTTCATCCGGAATATGGGGATCTTCTTTGTACCGGCGGTGGTGGGGACCATGGAATATGTGGAAACCCTGAAGAACTATCTGGTACCGTTCCTGGTGATTACCCTGGTAACCACGCCGCTGGTCTATTTCGTGGCCGGCTGGACGGTCCAGCTTTGCCTGTACTTCCGGAGGAAAGGAGAGCATCATGCCTGA
- a CDS encoding aspartate ammonia-lyase, giving the protein MSQQKLERLESDSIGKKYVPADAYYGVQTLRAHENFHITGQSTHPTMIKSLALIKKACAMANRRAGTLQPAKADAIIAACDKVLAGEYLDQFILDPIQGGAGTSLNMNANEVIANIAIELLGGEKGEYTLVHPNDDVNRGQSTNDVIPTAGKLTALFLLQDLYRSLQALKEAFARKGVEFDSVLKMGRTQLQDAVPIRLGQEFKAYATALERGLRRIRSAAAEMTSINMGGTAIGTGVNASPSYSRHIAEDLSRLTGFSFTQAADLIDATQNIDSFASVSGSLKDCAIALSKISNDLRLMSSGPRTGLEEINLPARQNGSSIMPGKVNPVIPEVVSQVAFRIVGNDTCIAMAVEAGQLELNAFEPVVFYSLFQSIDTLREAADTLRINCVEGITANREHCQHLLKMSAGIVTALSPYIGYAKAAKLAKESLARNIPVVELARQRHYLSDKQLETVLDPYKMTTPVAR; this is encoded by the coding sequence ATGAGTCAGCAAAAACTCGAACGTTTGGAAAGTGATTCTATCGGTAAGAAATACGTCCCCGCGGACGCTTATTATGGTGTGCAAACCCTGCGTGCCCATGAAAATTTCCATATTACCGGTCAATCCACCCATCCGACGATGATCAAAAGCCTGGCCCTGATCAAAAAAGCCTGTGCGATGGCCAATCGTCGGGCTGGCACATTGCAGCCTGCCAAGGCGGATGCCATCATAGCTGCCTGTGACAAAGTGCTGGCAGGTGAGTATCTGGACCAGTTCATACTAGACCCCATCCAGGGCGGTGCCGGTACCTCTCTCAATATGAATGCCAACGAAGTGATCGCCAACATCGCCATCGAACTGCTGGGTGGTGAAAAAGGAGAGTACACCCTGGTCCATCCCAACGATGACGTGAACCGGGGCCAGTCCACCAACGATGTGATCCCCACCGCCGGCAAGCTGACGGCCCTTTTCCTGCTCCAGGACCTGTACAGGAGCCTGCAGGCCCTGAAAGAGGCCTTTGCCCGGAAAGGCGTGGAATTTGATTCCGTGCTGAAGATGGGCCGCACCCAGCTGCAGGATGCTGTTCCCATCCGGCTGGGTCAGGAGTTCAAAGCCTATGCCACCGCGCTGGAGCGTGGTCTGAGACGGATCCGGTCCGCCGCTGCAGAAATGACTTCCATCAATATGGGGGGTACCGCCATCGGTACGGGAGTCAACGCCTCCCCGTCCTATTCCCGGCATATTGCAGAAGATCTTTCCCGGCTGACCGGATTTTCCTTTACCCAGGCTGCCGATTTGATTGATGCCACCCAGAACATCGACAGTTTTGCCTCCGTTTCGGGCAGCCTGAAGGACTGTGCCATCGCTCTCTCCAAGATTTCCAACGACCTGCGGCTCATGTCCTCCGGTCCCCGGACCGGCCTGGAAGAGATCAACCTGCCGGCCAGGCAGAACGGCTCCTCCATCATGCCCGGCAAAGTGAACCCAGTGATTCCGGAAGTGGTCAGCCAGGTGGCTTTCCGGATCGTAGGCAACGACACCTGCATCGCCATGGCCGTGGAAGCCGGCCAGCTGGAACTGAACGCCTTTGAACCGGTGGTATTCTATTCCCTGTTCCAGAGCATCGACACCCTGCGGGAAGCCGCCGATACCCTGCGGATCAACTGTGTGGAAGGCATCACCGCCAACCGGGAGCACTGCCAGCACCTGCTGAAAATGAGCGCCGGCATCGTAACGGCCCTGAGCCCCTACATCGGCTACGCCAAGGCCGCCAAACTGGCCAAGGAGTCCCTGGCCAGGAACATTCCTGTGGTGGAACTGGCCCGGCAGCGCCATTACCTGTCCGACAAACAGCTGGAAACCGTGCTGGATCCGTACAAAATGACCACGCCGGTAGCGCGGTAA
- a CDS encoding porin family protein has translation MNKMMMATAVLSLLPLTVACASPLANIAPGAAKIDANVTVGTSLKWKQDGHTTNYDGNSRYRVGGTVGVADNLGLDYRYSAHEGNQDASVQSHEVSLIYQFNPYLYGYGGYVRNRIKQHGYHDNNSGYQVGAMGRLPITEKTTGWAKFGTGNNITQYELGVGYAFTDNWEANVSYNDSKYKDFKGDIDAKTHEVNVGVSYKF, from the coding sequence ATGAATAAAATGATGATGGCCACTGCAGTGCTGAGTCTGCTGCCTTTGACCGTGGCCTGTGCTTCTCCCCTGGCCAATATTGCTCCTGGCGCTGCAAAAATCGATGCCAACGTCACAGTGGGCACTTCTCTGAAATGGAAACAGGATGGGCATACCACCAATTATGACGGCAACTCCCGGTATCGAGTGGGTGGCACCGTAGGGGTCGCCGACAACCTGGGCCTGGATTACCGGTATTCTGCCCACGAAGGCAATCAGGATGCCTCCGTGCAGTCCCATGAAGTCAGCCTGATCTACCAGTTCAACCCGTATCTGTACGGCTACGGCGGCTATGTCCGGAACCGGATCAAACAGCATGGCTACCACGACAACAACAGCGGGTATCAGGTTGGGGCCATGGGTCGGCTGCCCATTACGGAAAAGACCACTGGCTGGGCCAAGTTCGGTACCGGCAATAACATTACCCAGTATGAACTGGGCGTAGGCTATGCCTTCACCGATAACTGGGAAGCCAACGTATCCTACAACGACAGCAAGTACAAAGATTTCAAGGGTGATATCGATGCCAAGACCCACGAAGTGAATGTGGGGGTTTCGTATAAGTTTTAA
- the brnQ gene encoding branched-chain amino acid transport system II carrier protein: protein MNKKLTGAEYVFVGSMLFGMLFGAGNLIFPVHMGQLAGSHFWRANFGFISTGVFLPFLALIAFGLSGSASLEELAGNVHPTFAKIFTVLLYLTIGPAFALPRTATVSYQIGIAPFVGEQPLLLAIFTFVFMGVGLLFSLKPSKLIVYIGKGLNPIFLVFLAILMAAALLNPMGSMGSALPQGDYVAHAFLTGFKEGYNTMDVLAMLAFSVVVIDTLKNLGITDTGNITKDLLKVGAIVVFLMALLYTLITWLGTSSVGRLPISANGGIALAQITHAYFGSVGGVLLAAIVTFACLKTAIGLITACSNTFMELFPGKPGYRTCCVLVAGVSFLIGNVGLTQIIQLAVPILMLLYPMAITLILSAFACALFGKDRRLYRWPMVLAGFAAFGDMLSALPKGVQNLGAVQSLLGLYHQLPLFSLGMSWLLPALAALVAAVAVVKFSGQKA from the coding sequence ATGAACAAGAAACTGACAGGTGCAGAATATGTCTTTGTAGGTTCCATGCTGTTCGGGATGCTGTTCGGCGCCGGGAACCTGATCTTTCCGGTACACATGGGCCAGCTGGCCGGTTCCCATTTCTGGAGGGCCAATTTCGGCTTCATTTCCACCGGGGTCTTCCTGCCCTTCCTGGCTCTGATTGCCTTCGGGCTCTCAGGCAGCGCCAGCCTGGAAGAGCTGGCCGGGAATGTGCATCCGACCTTTGCCAAAATCTTTACGGTATTGCTGTATCTGACCATCGGTCCGGCCTTCGCCCTGCCCCGGACGGCCACTGTCTCCTACCAGATCGGGATTGCTCCTTTTGTCGGCGAGCAGCCTCTGCTGCTGGCAATCTTTACCTTTGTATTCATGGGGGTGGGGTTGCTGTTTTCTCTGAAACCCTCCAAACTGATCGTGTACATCGGCAAGGGACTGAATCCCATCTTCCTGGTGTTCCTGGCCATCCTGATGGCCGCCGCTCTGCTGAATCCCATGGGGAGCATGGGCAGCGCCCTGCCCCAGGGGGACTACGTGGCCCATGCTTTCCTGACCGGTTTCAAGGAAGGGTATAACACCATGGACGTACTGGCCATGCTGGCCTTTTCTGTGGTGGTGATCGATACCCTGAAGAACCTGGGCATCACCGACACCGGGAACATCACCAAAGATCTGCTGAAGGTGGGGGCCATCGTGGTCTTTCTCATGGCCCTGCTCTATACCCTGATCACCTGGCTGGGCACCTCCAGTGTGGGCCGGCTGCCCATCAGCGCCAACGGGGGCATCGCCCTGGCCCAGATCACCCATGCCTATTTTGGATCTGTTGGGGGCGTGCTGCTGGCGGCCATTGTCACCTTTGCCTGCCTGAAAACGGCCATCGGCCTGATCACAGCCTGTTCCAATACCTTTATGGAGTTGTTCCCGGGGAAACCGGGGTACAGGACCTGCTGTGTACTGGTAGCCGGGGTTTCCTTCCTGATCGGAAACGTGGGGCTGACCCAGATCATCCAGCTGGCCGTCCCCATCCTGATGCTTCTGTATCCCATGGCCATTACCCTGATCCTCAGTGCTTTTGCCTGTGCTCTGTTCGGGAAGGATCGGCGTCTGTACCGGTGGCCCATGGTGCTGGCCGGGTTTGCAGCCTTCGGGGATATGCTCAGTGCCCTGCCCAAAGGCGTACAGAACCTGGGCGCCGTCCAGAGCCTGCTGGGACTTTATCATCAGCTGCCCCTGTTCAGCCTGGGCATGAGCTGGCTGCTGCCCGCTCTGGCGGCCCTGGTGGCAGCCGTGGCAGTTGTGAAGTTTTCGGGGCAGAAAGCCTGA
- a CDS encoding SDR family NAD(P)-dependent oxidoreductase translates to MIKYGMEGKWGVISGGTSGIGLAVARNLVREGASVCLVGRDAEKGQKALTELESGEGEALYVQADLSTLEGCRKVAETVGKDGKKLDFLVNSAGLYQEKPLQDITEDDYNRLMDGNVKSTLFLTQQLLPHFADEGPSIVNIASDAALEGNYGCSLYAAAKGAVVAFTRALALDLAPWIRVNCVCPGDVDTPLVQKQLEEGGYSLESMASVYPLGRIGKPEEVAHVICSILSPLNGFMTGSIVPVDGGLTAK, encoded by the coding sequence ATGATCAAGTATGGTATGGAAGGAAAATGGGGCGTCATCAGCGGGGGTACCTCCGGCATCGGTCTGGCTGTAGCCCGGAATCTGGTACGGGAGGGTGCGTCCGTCTGCCTGGTGGGCCGGGATGCGGAAAAAGGGCAGAAAGCACTGACTGAGCTGGAGAGCGGGGAGGGGGAAGCCCTCTATGTCCAGGCCGACCTGAGCACCCTGGAGGGCTGCCGGAAAGTGGCTGAAACTGTGGGAAAAGACGGGAAAAAACTGGACTTCCTGGTGAACAGTGCCGGGCTGTATCAGGAGAAACCCCTGCAGGACATCACCGAAGATGACTACAACCGCCTCATGGATGGGAACGTGAAAAGTACGCTGTTCTTGACCCAGCAACTGCTGCCCCATTTTGCCGATGAAGGTCCCTCCATCGTGAATATCGCCTCTGACGCTGCCCTGGAAGGGAACTACGGCTGCAGCCTGTACGCCGCTGCCAAGGGCGCTGTGGTAGCCTTTACCCGGGCACTGGCCCTGGATCTGGCTCCCTGGATCCGGGTGAACTGTGTATGCCCCGGCGATGTGGATACACCTCTGGTGCAGAAACAGCTGGAAGAAGGCGGCTATTCCCTGGAAAGTATGGCTTCCGTCTATCCCCTGGGACGCATCGGCAAACCGGAGGAAGTGGCTCATGTGATCTGCTCCATCCTGTCGCCGCTGAACGGCTTCATGACCGGTTCCATTGTTCCCGTGGACGGCGGGCTCACCGCGAAATAA